The proteins below come from a single Planctomycetia bacterium genomic window:
- the ffh gene encoding signal recognition particle protein, producing the protein MFESLQQGLSSAFKTLTGQAKLTDSNMREGLRLVEQALLEADVSFRVAKDFTARVSEQAVGQQVLAALNPGQQLIGIVHSELVNLMGPVDHEILARKDITVLMMCGLQGSGKTTTCGKLSRYLRERKQRPMMVAADLQRPAAVHQLHVLGEQLGVPVYSEEGATDPVQVCQNALAKAKKEGVNVLILDTAGRLHIDEELMGQLKRIDARCQPDQVLLVVDGMTGQDAVNSAKAFNDALELDGVIMTKLDGDARGGAALSVKAVTGVPLKFIGVGEHLDALEEFHPDRLAGRILGMGDIVSLFEQAQQKFDQDEMLLQEERLRQGEFTLDDFRKTMAQVRKLGPLQKVMGMIPGMSGLANMMASNEDADKDMQRLFGIIDSMTPEERRNPSKTIDASRRRRIAAGAGVEPAEVSGLVKQFDGMADVMKSMTGMGVKDRFKKIQQLQSGGLLDPGSRLAREKKGTGKRLTSDERNKLKKQREKELRRKKRGQRN; encoded by the coding sequence ATGTTTGAGTCGTTACAGCAAGGACTTAGCTCGGCGTTCAAGACGCTGACCGGTCAGGCCAAACTGACCGATTCGAACATGCGCGAAGGGCTGCGCCTGGTCGAACAGGCCTTGCTGGAAGCCGACGTCAGTTTCCGCGTCGCCAAGGACTTCACCGCTCGGGTGTCGGAGCAGGCGGTCGGGCAGCAAGTGCTGGCCGCGTTGAATCCCGGCCAGCAGTTGATCGGCATCGTGCATAGCGAGCTGGTCAATTTGATGGGACCGGTGGATCACGAAATCCTGGCTCGCAAAGACATCACTGTCTTGATGATGTGCGGCCTGCAGGGGTCGGGAAAGACGACGACGTGCGGCAAGTTGTCGCGGTATCTGCGCGAACGGAAGCAACGGCCGATGATGGTCGCAGCCGACTTGCAACGCCCTGCGGCCGTGCATCAATTGCATGTGCTGGGCGAGCAGCTTGGCGTGCCGGTTTACTCCGAAGAGGGGGCGACGGACCCCGTACAGGTTTGCCAGAACGCCTTGGCGAAGGCCAAGAAGGAAGGCGTGAACGTCCTGATCTTGGACACGGCCGGGCGACTGCACATCGACGAAGAGTTGATGGGGCAGCTCAAGCGGATCGACGCGCGCTGCCAACCGGACCAGGTGCTGCTGGTTGTCGATGGCATGACGGGCCAGGACGCCGTGAACAGCGCCAAAGCGTTCAACGACGCGTTGGAACTCGACGGCGTGATTATGACGAAGCTCGACGGCGACGCTCGCGGCGGCGCGGCGCTGTCGGTCAAAGCGGTGACCGGGGTTCCGCTCAAGTTTATTGGGGTCGGGGAACATCTCGACGCGCTGGAGGAATTTCATCCCGATCGGCTGGCCGGCCGCATTTTGGGGATGGGCGATATTGTCTCGCTGTTCGAGCAGGCACAGCAAAAGTTCGATCAGGACGAAATGCTGCTGCAGGAAGAGCGGCTTCGGCAGGGCGAATTCACGCTCGACGACTTCCGCAAGACGATGGCGCAGGTCCGCAAGCTTGGTCCGCTGCAAAAAGTGATGGGCATGATTCCAGGCATGAGCGGCCTGGCGAACATGATGGCGTCCAACGAAGACGCGGACAAAGACATGCAGCGATTGTTCGGCATCATCGATTCGATGACGCCGGAGGAACGCCGCAACCCGAGCAAGACGATCGACGCCAGCCGCCGCCGCCGGATTGCCGCGGGCGCCGGAGTCGAACCCGCGGAAGTGAGCGGCCTCGTCAAGCAGTTCGACGGGATGGCGGACGTGATGAAATCGATGACCGGGATGGGGGTCAAGGATCGTTTCAAGAAGATTCAACAGCTTCAAAGCGGCGGGCTGCTCGATCCCGGTTCCCGACTCGCTCGGGAGAAGAAGGGGACCGGCAAGCGTCTGACTTCCGACGAACGCAACAAGCTTAAGAAGCAACGGGAAAAGGAACTGCGCCGTAAGAAACGCGGGCAGAGGAATTAA
- the rpsP gene encoding 30S ribosomal protein S16, whose protein sequence is MKRLGRKHRPFFRICATDSRRPRDGQVIEELGTYDPMITDTDARALLNGDRIQYWIGVGAQPSDKVKVLIRKYGLNGTHMPAQQAARERLAMPKIVPPAPKPVEMAKKAEPVAEAPVEAPAEETAAE, encoded by the coding sequence ATGAAACGATTGGGGCGCAAGCATCGCCCGTTCTTCCGCATCTGCGCCACCGACTCGCGGCGTCCGCGCGACGGGCAGGTGATCGAAGAATTGGGCACCTACGACCCGATGATCACGGACACCGACGCTCGGGCTTTGCTGAACGGCGATCGCATCCAATATTGGATCGGCGTCGGCGCTCAGCCGAGCGACAAGGTGAAAGTGCTGATTCGCAAGTACGGCCTGAACGGCACGCACATGCCCGCGCAGCAAGCGGCGCGCGAGCGTCTGGCGATGCCGAAGATCGTGCCGCCGGCGCCGAAGCCGGTGGAGATGGCTAAGAAGGCCGAGCCAGTCGCGGAAGCTCCGGTCGAAGCGCCCGCCGAGGAAACCGCGGCTGAATAA